A portion of the Sphingobacteriaceae bacterium genome contains these proteins:
- a CDS encoding DEAD/DEAH box helicase yields MKKYITCPACKAEVKVIANLYSLGGHIGDCHLAGEELVDPDKYIAPSIGRTPFPYQQKGIEWGLPPERDNFALFWEMRLGKTLTAIKILQGKGVKKPLIVCPKAVIHTWLDELKLEGIENPLVINTDLARVMKPAIQKLETWYVTNYETLIREDISDCGFDAIVCDESHKLKDPKTKISSHLTSESWRKVPIKGLLTGTPAPENLLEYYQQMKFLFGDFAGCPTFWQFKHRFFKHEGNNRYVPKYGIADYLSGVLATYCNVLKREHAGIGGKTLYEQRFVSLEGDYKQLYEKYERDWISKSEEYDAQYAIAAYQHLHQLSGGFHKKEELKSDHKLKELKSLLRNDLAGEQVVIWCKYLEELETICKEISKYGRTTFIRGDVPLDVRHQRRLDFNEGHYKYLVCQIKTASQGLDMSGADTAIVYSNEFGAMYRSQLVDRLVHPHKKTPNLIIDIVCENTLCHEVYNSLMAKIDDQNAMLQKVYNKLREKYAGQSLVSR; encoded by the coding sequence ATGAAAAAATATATAACTTGTCCAGCTTGTAAAGCTGAAGTAAAAGTCATTGCTAATTTATATTCATTAGGAGGACATATAGGGGATTGTCATTTAGCAGGTGAAGAATTAGTTGATCCTGATAAATATATCGCCCCCAGTATTGGTAGAACTCCTTTTCCTTATCAACAAAAAGGAATTGAATGGGGATTACCTCCAGAAAGAGATAATTTTGCATTATTTTGGGAAATGCGTTTGGGTAAAACCCTTACTGCAATTAAAATATTGCAAGGAAAAGGAGTTAAAAAACCTTTAATTGTCTGTCCAAAAGCTGTTATTCATACTTGGTTAGATGAATTAAAGTTAGAGGGTATTGAAAACCCTTTAGTTATTAATACTGATCTAGCTAGAGTAATGAAACCTGCTATTCAAAAGCTAGAAACATGGTATGTTACGAATTATGAAACATTAATTCGTGAAGATATATCTGATTGTGGCTTTGATGCAATTGTTTGTGATGAAAGTCATAAATTAAAAGACCCTAAAACCAAAATTTCTTCGCATTTAACTTCCGAATCCTGGAGGAAAGTACCTATTAAAGGGTTATTAACAGGTACTCCAGCCCCAGAAAATTTATTAGAATACTATCAGCAGATGAAATTCCTTTTTGGTGATTTTGCTGGTTGTCCAACATTCTGGCAATTTAAGCATAGGTTTTTCAAACATGAAGGAAATAATCGTTATGTACCTAAATATGGTATCGCCGATTATCTTTCAGGTGTTTTAGCTACTTATTGCAATGTTCTTAAAAGAGAACATGCCGGTATTGGTGGAAAAACATTATATGAACAACGTTTTGTTTCTCTTGAAGGCGATTATAAACAACTTTATGAGAAATATGAGCGTGATTGGATTAGTAAATCAGAAGAATATGATGCTCAATATGCAATTGCAGCATATCAACATTTACACCAATTATCAGGAGGTTTCCATAAAAAAGAAGAATTAAAATCTGATCATAAGCTTAAAGAACTTAAAAGTCTATTAAGAAATGATTTAGCTGGTGAACAAGTAGTTATTTGGTGTAAATATTTAGAAGAACTTGAGACAATTTGTAAAGAAATTTCTAAATATGGAAGAACTACTTTTATTCGAGGAGATGTTCCTTTAGATGTTCGTCACCAACGCCGATTAGATTTTAATGAAGGTCATTATAAATATCTCGTTTGCCAAATTAAAACTGCTTCTCAAGGTTTAGATATGTCTGGAGCAGATACGGCAATTGTTTATTCTAATGAATTTGGAGCAATGTATAGAAGTCAATTAGTTGATCGTTTAGTTCATCCTCATAAAAAAACGCCAAATCTAATTATTGATATAGTTTGTGAAAATACTTTATGTCACGAAGTGTACAATTCTTTAATGGCAAAAATAGATGACCAAAACGCTATGCTTCAAAAAGTCTACAACAAACTGCGTGAAAAATATGCAGGCCAAAGTTTGGTATCAAGGTAA